The DNA region TGGCAGAAGCTTTATCTCCCGCAGATAGTCCGCCTCGCGGAAAGGGTGAGCGTGTATCAGCAGTGCGCCCTCGGCTTTTGCATCGTAGTAAAACTGGTAGAAATCTCTGTCACAGTCACGGTGCGCCAGCAGCCATTGCTTATCAAGACCGTATACCAGTATATCAGCCCCCTGATAGGTATACTCTATCCCGAAAAATACTTTCAGCCCTATCCTGTCGCCCTCTGCTTTGGCATTTTCATAGCCCTTGCAGTAAAGCATCACCTTCTCGTCCCATGAGATATCTCTCGGGACTGTGGTGTTTGAATTGAAAAAGTGGTCTGTGATAAATATGCCGTCATAGCCCTCTGCCTTGTATCGCCTTGCCTGTTCGGCACCTGTTGCCGATGCGCAGGCAGAAGTTTCCGCCGTGTGAAGATGTGTTTCGTACTTGTACATTTTAACTTGCCTTTCTATGGTATGTCCTTGGATTTTGATGTTGTTCATTACGCGTTCGGGTGCTGATTTTCCTTTTTATGGAAGATATACAGCACTGCGAAAAGCACTGTCAGCCCGATGTATATACAAACCGATACCGCGCCTATCTTAGCTTCGCTAATCAGCATGAGATCCCACCAGAAAAAGAACAGACCGTTTATCAGCTTCAGCCTGTCGGTGAACCGTACCAGTGCTTTGCTGTCTTTTTTTATTGCCCTGACCGATATGACTTCAAGCACTGCCAGAATAATAACGCATACCGCGTAGGGCACTAAAAGCAGACACTTGTTCATGTAGGTACCTGAATTGGCAAAATATGCCAGCCCGTGATACTGATCTGTAATGTCATCTGCGGGAAGTCTTTCCCACACAAATGCCAGCAGTATAACGGACAGCCCTGTTAACAGCCATGCGGCTATCCTGCATGAACGGTGAAAAGTTCCTGTGCCCTTTGCATGTTCGTTTTTCTTACGGAACTTGACTGCGGTGACTATCTCAGCGCTTATCCCGACAGCGCCCGCGATGAACGCCGCGCTTATAAGTCCGAGAGCGATATCACCAAGTGCCCTCTGATGTGACACCGCCATCGTCCATTCAAGGAAAGTCAGGGTTATCAGCAAAGCGATGACATCTATCGTGAGCATTATTTCAGCCTTGAACAGCTTCTCGCCCTTTTCGCTGATATTAAGCCCCGTGCTTTTCCTGCTTATCAGCCACCCCGAAAAAGCGGCTATACCTATGGTTATACCGCTCATCAGGTGGGGATAAAATCCGTAGACCTTAGAGGCGTATACATCGAACTCCTGATCGGGACCGAAATGTATACCCGGTTCATCGGGCAGACTTCCCCACTTTGTAAGGTAATATATCAGGCTTCCGCCAAGTATAAAAATGCACAAAGTAATAAGTGTGCGGTGAAGCAGTTTGACTGCTTTTTCCATGTAGTCCTCCTTTCGGGGGAATATCAGAAGTCCACGCCGCGGGTTATCACCTCCATGCACATTCTGCCGTTATGGTAGGGGCACTTCCATGGACCTACTGCTTCTTCGCTTTCGCGGGGAACATGGTCAAAGGTGACTTCGGCGTACCATTCGCCGCCCTCACGGGGGTCTATGACGTATTTCTTTATATTCTCCCATACGCTTTTTGCGGATACAAGGAACTTTTCCTCGCCGCTGTGCTGATAGGCATTTATAAAGCCCACAACAGCTTCCGCCTGTACCCACCATACGCGGGTCTTGTCGATAATGCCTTTATCGCTTTCGTTGTTCAGCGCACCGTCTTCAAGAGCGATATCCTGTATGTTATGGGATATCTTCAAGTCCATCTCGGCGAACTCTTTTCTGAGTTCATCGTCCCCGAGGACATCACAGGCTTTATCCATCAGCCATGTGGCTTCGATATCGTGACCGTAGGAATGGATATCGCCGACTAAATTGAATGCTGTATCAAAGAAAACTTTCAGTGCGTTGGTCTCGGGGGTAAATACGATATCCCTCATCTGACCAAGCTGAAATCTCAGCCTTTGGGCGACTTTTTCATTGCCGTCAGCCTTGTATAGTTCGGTATAGGCTTCTATCAGGTGGAGTATGGCGTTCATGGTCTTGTCGGCTTTAAGTCCGTTTTCGCTGAGGGCTTCGTTATCCACGAGATTCCATTCCCTGTCAAAAGCTTCGCGGTAGCCGTACTCATCGAGGGTATTGTTTTCTATATCATCGAAAAGCCCGTAAGCCAGCGCGAGGGCAACCTTATCGCCGCTTGCCCTGTAATAGCTTGAAAGGGCGTATATGGCAAAGGCGATATTGTAGGTGTGCTTCATGGTATCCGCTGGTCTGCCCTTATAGTCCATCATCCAGTAAACGCCGCCGTGTTCGTAGTCGATACAGTTATTTTTGATGAACTCATAGGCGTGCTTTGCATAGTCGAGAAGTTCATCACCGCCCAGGGTCATATAGGCATTGGAGTAGAACCAGAGTATCCTTGAATGGAGTATCACGCCTTTATCTGCCTGTTTGTCAAGTTCCAGCCCGAAGCTGAGGTATCCGTAGTAACCGCCGTTTTCGTCATCACGCAGTTTGTTCCAGAATGGTATGATATGTTCTTCCAGTTCTTTTTTGACTTCATTTATCAGCATGATATCCGCTCCTTCATTTTCCCTAAAAACCATTACCATATTTTGTTAAAGGTAGATATATGGTAATATATTAAATATCCTTTGCCCTAATTATACAACATAAAAATGCCGATTTCAAGGGGATAACAAATTATTTACTATTGTAATCGTTATCATTTTTGGGAAAATTTTAGCGTAGCAAAAAACGTCCCGATGAACGTGCTGGAACATCGGGACGGACATTATTATGCTGTCGGGAAATCCTTTTCGACCTGGAGTTCCATTTCGGTTATGATGCTCTGGACTTCATCGTCGGAGTAGATATCGCCGTCCCATATCTCATGGGCTTTAACTGCCTGCCATACCAGCATAGCCATACCGCCTGCGGCTTTTTTGCCCTGTGCTCTCGCCTTTTTGATGAGCACGGTCTCGCGGGGGTTGTATATAACATCGAAAACCGCCTTGCTTGCGTTTATAACTTCATCGCTGACGGGACAGCCGTTTATTTTTGGGTACATACCCACAGGGCAGGCGTTCATCAGCAGGTCATAGCTTACAGAGGTATCTATCTCGGTATTCTTGACGATAGATACTCTGGCATCGGGCTTCATGGCGGTTATTTCCTTTACAGCCTGTTCAGCAAGGTGGATATCGCTTTCGAGAACGGCTATAAAGAGTTCAGCACCTGCGAGTGCGGCTTCGATAGCCATCATTCTGCCGACACCGCCGCAGCCTATCAGCAGCACCTTGCCGCCGAGGTCTGCGCCCATTGCATTTATCGTTGCGAGGAAACCGTCGCAGTCGGTATTATAGCCTGTATGTACGCCGTCCTTATTATCGACGCAGTTTACGGAGTTATATCTCTTTGCAGAATCCGCCAGCTTATCGCAGTGGGAGATTATGCCTATCTTATGGGGGATAGTGATATTGAATCCTGCGAGACTTTTGAGATATTCCGCATGGGGAGCAAGCTCCTCGGGTGGGAGTTCGATTATCTCATAGGTGAACTCTCTGTTTTTGAGTTCAAACAGTCTTTTGTGTATCGGCGGTGACATTGTATGTTTCAGGCTTTCGCCGAGTATAGCGTATTTTCTTTCCATTGGTCTTGCTCCTTTTGGGGTCGGATATGTCTGTATCCGTTTTTGATTTCAAACAAATGTTCCACGTGGAACATTTTGGTTTGGTCACTGATGTTTGTTTTGGGAAAAGGGTCGCCCCTCGTTCCTCGGGTCGAGCCGTCAAAGACGCTATCGCTGTTTGACGGCGGGCGCGGCAATATTTTACGCGGATAGTTTGTGCGTGTGCGTTAGTTTTGCTCACGCTCATGATTTCGATATTGCCGCGCATTTTTGGTCGGTCGTTTGCTGTGCTATTTATGGCTTTGTTGCCACGTCGCTTTTGCACCTTGAGTTGAGGGCTCTGCCCTCAAACTCCCGCAAGCCTGCTAGCGCGAGGCATATGCCGACGCAGTCGCATATACCGCGCGCTTTGTTTCCTTGGCAGTTCCCGCTTCTTTGTGTTTCGCCTTACAGCTCTATTTTGATGACCCTATTCGTGTTCTCATACTTACGCAGTTTTACTCCTGCCATGTTGAACATCTTCTTCGATGCCCTCACTCCGTCGGTATCGGCATATTTATCGTCACCGTATATGACTTCTTTTATACCGCTCTGGATTATCGCTTTGGCACATTCGTTGCAGGGGAACAGGGATACGTATATCCTCGCATTTTTCAGGCTCCCCGTTGAACGGTTGAGTATGGCGTTGAGTTCTGCGTGGCATACAAAGGGGTACTTGGTCTCAAGGAAGTCGCCCTCTCTGTCCCACGGCATATCATCATCGCTGCAGCCTGTCGGCATACCGTTATAGCCTACCGACAGTATCTTATTTTCCTCTGATACTATACAGGCACCCACCTGTGTGCTGGGGTCCTTGCTTCTGCGGGCTGAAAGATGTGCTATGCCCATGAAGTACTCGTCCCAGCTGAGATAATCCTGTCTTTTCATAGTCTTCTCCTGTTTATCATCACTCTTCCGGTGCTGTCATCTGAAGTTTCATGGCTTCAAATATCTGCTTTGCGCTCATGCCCTTCATATCTTCTTCCATATCGACCTCCTCAGCTTGGTTTGTGAGGTATACTCCGAAATCGTCACCTACGCTCCATGTTTCCACACCGCCGAGGTCATACTCCTTATCGCCTGCAAGAACCGAGAAAGTCAGGCGCATATAAAGCTGGTCTTCATATTTTCCGCTGTATTCAAGGAAGAAACCGTAGATAACGTCATCGCCGAGATCGCCCATTTTCTGTATATCCTCTTTGCTGTTGAAGATGGTTGCGGTATCGAGGTTTGTTTTTACAGCTTCCGCATCGGGTTTAACGCTGTCGGTCAGCTTATTGAGGAGTTCTCTGATCTTTGCGCCGTCCTTGGCTTCCATAGCATCGCTGAGTTTATCGTTCACATCGGAATCGCCAAGCTTTTCAAGCAGACCGATAACATCGTCAACTACTGCATATTTTGTGGTCTGATTTGTGCTTGCGAGATACTGCTGGAATTCTTCATCGGAATGGTCGTTGTCATACTTAAAGGAGATATCGCACAGTTCAGCCATTGGTTCTTTGAGAATATCGAAGCTGAAAGTATCGAGGAACGCCTGTTTATCCTTATCCTCAGCGGCTTTATACTGCTTGAAGATAGCATCGATGGCAGCCTGTACCTCTTCGTTGGTGGGTCTGGTCTCCAGATTGTTCTCATCTATATAGATGATGTTATTGTTTATCAGCTTCATGGTAACTTCGGCTGTCTGGAAAGTGGTATCGTTATTTACGGGAGCGCCTGCCTTATCTTCGTCTGCTGTGGTCTCGTCGGAAGTAGTCTCATCTGGAGCAGTTTCATCGGAAGTGGTCTGCACGTCGGCTTTTGACGAATCCGAAGTCTTTGAAGCCTTTGAAGAATTGTCCTTGTCCTCCTTTTTGTCGCCGCAGGCTGCAAGACTTGCGCACATCACCAGTGCAAGGGCTGCTGCCAGTATTTTCTTTGCCATAAAATATTTCCTCCTTATCAGTGGTCGGTTTTCAGTTATTCTTCTGTGGGATAATATCCGGTCACTCCGTCTGTCGAGGTATATCCTGCCTTTTCGATGAAGTCCAAGTCCTTATCATAACCAGAGATAGATGCTTTGCCGTCGGGGTAGCCGTATTCGTGCATTTCGTTATACACATATTTATCGCCCTCAGCCTTTGGTTCATCGCCTGCAAGGTCAAGACCTGCGCTTGATGTACACATAGGAAAATCGCTGTCAAGCTTTTGTTTGAGATCTTCGCCGGACACCTCTTGGTCTGCGCAGTACTCGGTCATGATATCATACATTCTTTTTGCAATCCCTGAGGAATGAAATATTGCATCGTTTTCTTTAATCTTCTTTTCTATCTCGTCAACGGTCATGCCCGCATATTCGTTGTCGCTGTGTTCCGGCAACGCTATCCGTACACCCACGTTGCCATCAATATACCATGCTCTTACACCATTGAACTCGAACTTATCAT from Ruminococcus albus AD2013 includes:
- a CDS encoding AGE family epimerase/isomerase, translated to MLINEVKKELEEHIIPFWNKLRDDENGGYYGYLSFGLELDKQADKGVILHSRILWFYSNAYMTLGGDELLDYAKHAYEFIKNNCIDYEHGGVYWMMDYKGRPADTMKHTYNIAFAIYALSSYYRASGDKVALALAYGLFDDIENNTLDEYGYREAFDREWNLVDNEALSENGLKADKTMNAILHLIEAYTELYKADGNEKVAQRLRFQLGQMRDIVFTPETNALKVFFDTAFNLVGDIHSYGHDIEATWLMDKACDVLGDDELRKEFAEMDLKISHNIQDIALEDGALNNESDKGIIDKTRVWWVQAEAVVGFINAYQHSGEEKFLVSAKSVWENIKKYVIDPREGGEWYAEVTFDHVPRESEEAVGPWKCPYHNGRMCMEVITRGVDF
- a CDS encoding PHP domain-containing protein → MYKYETHLHTAETSACASATGAEQARRYKAEGYDGIFITDHFFNSNTTVPRDISWDEKVMLYCKGYENAKAEGDRIGLKVFFGIEYTYQGADILVYGLDKQWLLAHRDCDRDFYQFYYDAKAEGALLIHAHPFREADYLREIKLLPKWVDGVEVYNSGNGKDVYNERAEWYAKQFGFRTTAGSDNHHLSVRSERLAGVVSEVEFERPEDYAAAFFADKVRPLYPAERL
- a CDS encoding shikimate dehydrogenase family protein, with protein sequence MERKYAILGESLKHTMSPPIHKRLFELKNREFTYEIIELPPEELAPHAEYLKSLAGFNITIPHKIGIISHCDKLADSAKRYNSVNCVDNKDGVHTGYNTDCDGFLATINAMGADLGGKVLLIGCGGVGRMMAIEAALAGAELFIAVLESDIHLAEQAVKEITAMKPDARVSIVKNTEIDTSVSYDLLMNACPVGMYPKINGCPVSDEVINASKAVFDVIYNPRETVLIKKARAQGKKAAGGMAMLVWQAVKAHEIWDGDIYSDDEVQSIITEMELQVEKDFPTA
- a CDS encoding deoxycytidylate deaminase, with the translated sequence MKRQDYLSWDEYFMGIAHLSARRSKDPSTQVGACIVSEENKILSVGYNGMPTGCSDDDMPWDREGDFLETKYPFVCHAELNAILNRSTGSLKNARIYVSLFPCNECAKAIIQSGIKEVIYGDDKYADTDGVRASKKMFNMAGVKLRKYENTNRVIKIEL